The following proteins are encoded in a genomic region of Astatotilapia calliptera chromosome 22, fAstCal1.2, whole genome shotgun sequence:
- the LOC113014501 gene encoding cytochrome c oxidase subunit 6B1-like: protein MSDAVQEKIKNYRTAPFDARFPNTNQTRNCFQNYLDFHRCNKVLSAKDQDTAPCDWYRRVYKSLCPISWVQKWDDQIEAGSFPGKI, encoded by the exons ATGTCAGACGCGGTCCAGGAGAAGATCAAGAACTACAGGACGGCTCCGTTTGATGCCCGCTTCCCCAACACCAACCAGACACGCAACTGTTTCCAGAACTACCTGG ACTTCCACAGATGTAACAAAGTTCTGTCAGCCAAAGACCAGGACACGGCTCCCTGTGACTGGTACCGCAGAGTCTACAAGAGTCTCTGCCCAATCAGCTGG GTTCAGAAATGGGACGATCAGATAGAGGCAGGAAGCTTCCCTGGGAAGATTTAA
- the slc2a3a gene encoding solute carrier family 2, facilitated glucose transporter member 3a produces MESQDKQVTGYLLFSLATAVIGSLQFGYNTGVINAPEMKLKSFFNVTWYKRYNEEIDPGVCTIVWSVAVSIFSVGGMVGSFSVGVIANRFGRRRSMILVNSLAVIGGLLMGFSTICSSYEMVIAGRLVIGLFCGLFTGLTPMYVGEVSPTPLRGAFGTLHQLGVVVGILIAQIFGLEALLGSDNLWPLLLALTVAPAVLQCILLPFCPESPRFLLINLKQEEEARNVLVRLRGSEDVSKDLQEMKEESAKMAKEKKVTIAELFRTAAYRQPLFIAVMLQLSQQLSGINAVFYYSTGIFSSAGVQKPIYATIGAGVVNTIFTIVSLFLVEKAGRRTLHLLGLGGMAVSALLMTVSLLLDKIPGMSYVAILAVMLFVAMFELGPGPIPWFIVAELFSQGPRPAAMALAGCCNWTANFLVGMSFPTLQGWLGPWVFLIFTGLLIVFFIFTFIKVPETKGKTFDEIARGFSSAAPPPSSSTEDPPASASTAVTLPASPVKEKVPLVEAPAAAPSPVAETTPLEAKQESK; encoded by the exons ATGGAGAGTCAG GACAAGCAGGTCACAGGTTATCTCCTGTTCTCCCTCGCCACCGCCGTCATCGGCTCTCTGCAGTTTGGTTACAACACAGGAGTCATCAATGCTCCAGAGATG AAACTCAAATCTTTCTTCAACGTAACCTGGTATAAGCGATATAACGAGGAAATCGACCCTGGTGTTTGCACCATTGTCTGGAGCGTTGCTGTTTCCATCTTCAGTGTGGGCGGCATGGTGGGCTCCTTTAGTGTTGGTGTCATAGCTAACCGGTTTGGCAG GCGTCGCTCCATGATCCTGGTGAACTCTCTGGCAGTGATCGGCGGCCTCCTTATGGGCTTCTCCACCATCTGTTCCTCCTACGAGATGGTGATCGCTGGGCGTCTGGTCATTGGCCTTTTCTGTGGCCTTTTTACTGGCCTGACTCCCATGTATGTTGGCGAGGTGTCACCAACGCCGCTCCGCGGAGCTTTCGGCACTCTGCACCAGCTCGGCGTGGTTGTGGGCATCCTGATCGCTCAG ATCTTTGGTCTGGAAGCTCTGCTGGGTTCAGACAACCTGTGGCCTCTGCTGCTGGCCCTGACTGTGGCCCCCGCTGTCCTGCAATGCatcctgctgcctttctgtccCGAGAGCCCCCGCTTCCTGCTCATCAACCTCaaacaggaagaggaggcaCGCAACG TGCTTGTGCGTCTGCGTGGCTCTGAGGATGTGAGCAAAGATCTGCAGGAGATGAAGGAGGAGAGCGCCAAGATGGCCAAGGAGAAGAAAGTAACCATCGCTGAACTGTTCCGCACGGCAGCGTACCGACAGCCCCTCTTCATCGCCGTCATGCTGCAGCTCTCCCAGCAGCTGTCAGGAATTAACGCT GTGTTTTATTACTCCACTGGGATCTTTTCCTCAGCCGGTGTGCAGAAGCCGATCTACGCCACCATCGGAGCCGGCGTCGTCAACACCATCTTCACCATTGTTTCT TTGTTCCTAGTGGAGAAAGCAGGGCGCAGGACTCTGCACCTCCTGGGACTGGGTGGGATGGCGGTTAGCGCTCTGCTTATGACTGTGTCCCTCCTGCTG GATAAAATCCCTGGTATGAGCTACGTGGCCATCTTGGCTGTCATGCTTTTTGTGGCTATGTTTGAGCTGGGCCCCGGTCCAATCCCATGGTTCATTGTGGCCGAGCTGTTCTCCCAGGGGCCCCGCCCGGCAGCCATGGCTTTGGCTGGCTGCTGTAATTGGACGGCTAACTTCCTGGTTGGAATGAGCTTCCCCACACTTCAA ggGTGGTTGGGCCCGTGGGTGTTCCTCATCTTCACCGGCTTACTGATCGTCTTTTTCATCTTCACATTCATCAAAGTGCCCGAGACCAAAGGCAAGACCTTCGATGAGATTGCTCGTGGCTTTAGTAGTGCCGCACCTCCTCCTTCCTCGTCCACCGAGGATCCTCCAGCCAGTGCCAGCACTGCTGTGACACTTCCTGCCTCTCCTGTGAAGGAGAAGGTCCCACTGGTGGAGgcaccagcagcagctccatcTCCGGTGGCTGAGACCACACCTCTTGAAGCTAAACAGGAGAGCAAGTAG
- the LOC113014502 gene encoding C-type lectin domain family 6 member A-like: MGVNNGSTLLEEEKKLEASTDRTLSGHYRQLAHYFCLLCFLLTIIILLQTLCLVQLTLVSQSQSALQENKLRGLRIGLEKLNQSYQLLFSQYPALNQYCPISNATTGERECSLCLPGWTPQGQKCFLFSQDRADWISSQYHCMALGGVMAIIRTEEEQEFLWEKTQSLSQGDSYWVGLRSSGADGGWQWSDGSLLEKGPQFWARDPDNAGESSVDLCGRLTPRVVYSRSWFTFRCSNKLRTICERRQASLT; the protein is encoded by the exons ATGGGAGTGAATAATGGATCGACTCtgcttgaagaagaaaaaaagctggaAGCATCCACAGACAGAA CTCTCTCAGGTCACTACAGACAGCTGGCTCATTACTTCTGTCTGCTCTGCTTTCTACTGACCATCATCATTCTGCTCCAGACTCTCTGCT TGGTTCAGCTCACACTGGTGTCTCAGTCCCAGTCGGCcctgcaggaaaacaaactgaGAGGTTTGAGAATCGGGCTGGAGAAGCTCAACCAGTCATATCAGCTCCTGTTCTCCCAGTACCCTGCTCTAAACCAGTACTGCCCGATCAGCAACGCTACCACTGGTG AAAGAGAGTGCAGCCTATGCTTACCTGGCTGGACGCCTCAGGGACAGAAATGTTTCCTCTTCAGCCAGGACAGAGCTGACTGGATCAGTAGTCAGTACCACTGCATGGCACTGGGGGGCGTCATGGCTATAATAAGGACGGAAGAGGAGCAg GAGTTCCTGTGGGAGAAGACCCAGAGTCTGAGTCAGGGGGACTCATACTGGGTAGGCCTGAGGAGCAGCGGCGCTGACGGCGGCTGGCAGTGGAGCGATGGCTCACTGCTGGAGAAGGGACCACA GTTTTGGGCACGCGACCCGGATAACGCGGGTGAAAGCAGTGTGGATCTGTGTGGTCGACTCACCCCGAGGGTCGTGTACAGCAGGAGCTGGTTCACTTTCAGATGCTCCAACAAGCTGCGGACGATCTGTGAGAGGAGGCAAGCTTCTCTGACCTGA